From one Triticum urartu cultivar G1812 chromosome 3, Tu2.1, whole genome shotgun sequence genomic stretch:
- the LOC125549401 gene encoding cytochrome P450 89A2-like, whose translation MDELTILLCIALSIPLIIFCMLKRHGGRQKLPPGPPALLFIAKLLLMLKSPIYHLGPVLRSLHARYGPIVSVCLGRTFVFVADRHLTHSALVKGGGNFDTRPPPSKLFTLFLGGSMSASPLGPYFRLVRRNLHSQALHPSRVRLLAPVRQRVCDALVGSLRRDRDAASQGTVTVRPLMARCLFDLLTSMTFGVTLGQEALDEMQQMQLQISDGISRFPVLSIFQPITKRLLRKEWALNVALRERQKGLMLPLIHARRGHDGAQCYADSLLELRVAEEGGRPLTDDEMVSLCSEFMIASTDTSVALLEWIMADLVNHPDVQAKLYEEVRGKPELSEEELSGMPYLKAIVLEALRLHPTAHLVFPHGVQSDTEIGGYMVPKGVDINFLVSDFGLDETVWPAAREFRPERFLHDHGVDITCTKEIKMAPFGAGRRMCPGYVLATLHAEYFVGSLVREFQWLPPGGQDTVDMTEELAMAINMKHPLRARIIPRA comes from the coding sequence ATGGATGAGCTCACCATCCTCTTGTGCATCGCGCTCTCCATTCCTCTCATCATCTTCTGTATGCTCAAACGTCATGGCGGGCGCCAGAAACTCCCACCTGGTCCGCCAGCCCTGCTGTTCATAGCCAAGTTGTTGTTGATGCTTAAGAGCCCGATCTACCATTTGGGCCCTGTGCTACGCAGCTTGCATGCCCGCTACGGCCCCATCGTCTCCGTCTGTCTCGGGCGAACCTTCGTTTTCGTGGCCGACCGCCACCTCACGCATAGCGCCCTCGTCAAGGGCGGCGGCAACTTCGACACCCGCCCACCGCCCAGCAAGCTTTTTACCCTGTTTTTAGGGGGCTCCATGTCCGCCTCTCCCCTTGGGCCCTATTTTCGTCTGGTCCGCCGCAACCTGCACTCCCAGGCGCTGCACCCGTCCCGCGTCAGGCTCTTGGCGCCGGTCAGGCAGCGCGTGTGCGACGCGCTCGTTGGCTCGCTGCGCCGCGATCGCGATGCAGCGTCCCAGGGCACTGTTACGGTGAGGCCGTTGATGGCGCGCTGTTTGTTCGATCTGCTCACGAGCATGACATTCGGCGTCACGCTTGGCCAAGAGGCGCTGGACGAGATGCAACAGATGCAGCTCCAGATTTCCGACGGCATCAGCAGGTTCCCCGTCTTATCCATCTTCCAGCCCATCACCAAGAGGCTACTGCGGAAGGAGTGGGCGCTGAACGTGGCGCTACGGGAGAGGCAGAAGGGGCTGATGCTGCCGCTGATCCACGCGCGCCGCGGCCACGATGGCGCTCAATGCTACGCCgactccctcctcgagctgcgtGTGGCAGAAGAAGGCGGTCGCCCGCTCACGGACGACGAGATGGTAAGCCTCTGCTCCGAGTTCATGATTGCCTCAACCGACACTTCGGTGGCCTTGCTGGAGTGGATCATGGCGGACCTCGTAAACCACCCCGACGTCCAAGCCAAGTTGTACGAGGAGGTGAGGGGCAAGCCTGAGCTCAGCGAGGAGGAGCTGAGCGGGATGCCATACCTCAAAGCCATCGTGCTGGAGGCGCTGCGGCTGCACCCTACGGCACACTTAGTCTTCCCGCACGGCGTGCAGAGCGACACAGAGATTGGTGGATACATGGTGCCCAAGGGCGTCGACATCAACTTCTTGGTGTCCGACTTTGGGCTTGACGAGACCGTGTGGCCGGCGGCGCGGGAGTTCCGGCCTGAGCGGTTCTTGCACGACCACGGCGTGGACATCACGTGTACCAAGGAGATCAAGATGGCCCCTTTTGGTGCCGGTCGAAGGATGTGCCCGGGCTACGTGCTCGCCACACTGCATGCGGAGTACTTCGTGGGCAGCCTCGTGAGGGAGTTCCAATGGCTGCCGCCAGGTGGACAAGACACTGTCGACATGACGGAGGAGCTAGCTATGGCCATCAACATGAAGCACCCGCTCCGTGCTCGCATCATCCCAAGGGCTTAA